One genomic window of Sphingobacterium oryzagri includes the following:
- the ahcY gene encoding adenosylhomocysteinase, with amino-acid sequence MSSIETSYVPYKVKDISLAEWGRKEIELAEAEMPGLMSLRSEFGASKPLKGARIAGCLHMTIQTAVLIETLVELGADVSWSSCNIFSTQDHAAAAIAAAGIPVYAWKGMNEESFNWCIEQTLFFGEDREPLNMILDDGGDLTNMVFDKYPELIDGIRGLSEETTTGVHRLYERMKNGTLHVPAINVNDSVTKSKFDNKYGCRESLVDAIRRATDLMLAGKVAVVAGYGDVGKGSAESLRSAGVRVIVTEIDPICALQAAMEGYEVKKMADAVKEANIVVTTTGNKDIVRSEHFKLMKDKTVVCNIGHFDNEIDVAWLNGSYGDSKVEIKPQVDKYTIDGKDIILLAEGRLVNLGCATGHPSFVMSNSFTNQTLAQLELWTNTANYAKEVYTLPKHLDEKVARLHLAHIGVELDTLSEEQAAYIGVTVEGPYKPEAYRY; translated from the coding sequence CTTACAAAGTTAAAGATATATCATTAGCAGAATGGGGAAGAAAAGAAATAGAACTGGCGGAAGCTGAAATGCCTGGCTTAATGAGTTTACGTAGCGAATTTGGTGCTTCAAAACCATTGAAAGGCGCGCGTATTGCCGGATGTTTGCATATGACCATTCAAACGGCCGTGTTGATCGAAACGTTAGTTGAACTTGGTGCTGATGTATCTTGGTCGTCTTGTAATATATTTTCTACGCAAGACCATGCTGCTGCCGCTATCGCTGCTGCTGGTATTCCGGTTTATGCATGGAAAGGAATGAACGAAGAATCGTTTAACTGGTGTATCGAACAAACTTTATTCTTTGGAGAAGATCGCGAGCCACTTAACATGATCTTGGATGATGGAGGCGATTTAACCAATATGGTATTTGATAAGTATCCAGAGTTGATCGACGGTATTCGCGGACTTTCAGAAGAGACGACTACAGGTGTGCACCGTTTGTACGAGCGCATGAAAAACGGTACGCTTCATGTGCCGGCAATCAATGTGAATGATTCGGTAACCAAATCTAAATTTGATAATAAATATGGATGCCGCGAGTCTTTAGTAGATGCTATTCGTCGCGCTACCGATTTGATGCTTGCAGGCAAAGTGGCTGTTGTCGCTGGTTATGGCGATGTTGGTAAAGGTTCTGCCGAATCACTACGTTCCGCAGGTGTGCGTGTTATTGTGACGGAGATCGATCCGATCTGCGCTTTGCAAGCAGCTATGGAGGGTTACGAAGTGAAGAAAATGGCTGATGCCGTTAAGGAAGCAAATATCGTGGTAACCACAACAGGAAATAAAGATATCGTACGTTCAGAACATTTCAAGTTGATGAAGGATAAAACTGTCGTATGTAATATTGGTCACTTCGATAATGAAATTGACGTAGCTTGGTTAAATGGCAGTTATGGAGATTCCAAAGTAGAGATCAAGCCGCAGGTTGACAAATATACGATTGATGGCAAGGATATTATTTTGTTGGCTGAAGGCCGTCTTGTGAATTTAGGATGCGCAACTGGCCACCCTTCTTTCGTGATGTCGAATTCCTTCACCAACCAAACCTTAGCACAGCTAGAGCTGTGGACAAATACCGCAAATTATGCGAAGGAAGTGTACACTTTGCCTAAGCACTTGGACGAAAAGGTTGCACGTTTGCACTTGGCGCACATTGGTGTGGAGTTAGACACGCTTTCGGAAGAACAAGCTGCTTACATTGGCGTTACAGTAGAAGGTCCATATAAGCCAGAAGCATATCGCTATTAG